The genomic interval CGGCGACCCTCCTTGATAATGTAATACTTCTCCAGAAATAAATATATCTGATAAGTAAAACGATGTTCCAAAACTTCTATCAAAAATTAATAATAATGCTGCAGATAATAAAACTGGGAAAGAAACTACACCAATAATTGCAGTGATAAAGAATGCCCACATTGTAAGAGGCAATCTTGTCATTTTCATTCCTTTTGTTCTTAAATTGAAAATTGTTACGATATAGTTTAACGATCCAATTAATGAGGATGCAATAAATATTGCCATAGAAACTAACCATAACGTCATCCCTGCTCCAGAGCCTGGAATGGCTTGAGGTAATGCACTTAATGGTGGATAAATTGTCCAACCTGCTGATGCTGGTCCAGCTTCAACAAATAAAGAGATAACCATTAAAATACTTGATATAAAGAATAACCAATACGATATCATGTTTAAGAAACCTGATGCCATATCTCTTGCTCCAATTTGTAGTGGTATTAATAAGTTAGAGAATGTACCACTTAATCCAGCTGTTAATACAAAGAATACCATAATGGTACCGTGTATAGTAACTAATGCCAAATACATATCTGGATTCATTACACCATCTGTTTGATGTGGTCCTAAAAATGCTTCAATGATCGAAAATGATTTTTCTGGCCATGCTATTTGTAAACGAAATAACATTGACATAAACACTCCAATAACACCCATAATCATACCTGTGATTAGGAATTGCTTCGAAATCATTTTATGATCTTGACTGAAAATATATTTTGTTACAAATGTTTCTTTATGATGATGATCTGACATAATCTTGTAATTTGTAGTATCTCTTTTAAATTCTTATTTAATAACTTCTGCTAAGGTTGGTTGTTCTGCTAACCAAGCTTTGTATTCTGCTTCTTCTACAACTGTAATTTTCATTTGCATGTTGTAATGTGATGCTCCACAAATTTTATTACAAAGTAATAAGTAATCAAAAACATAAGGGTCTTCCCCTTTAGCTTTTCTAATTTTATTAATTACTTCATTTTTCGCAATTACTTCTTCGTTTAACCTCATTTCCTCAGTTGTAAACTTTGGTGTAAAACCAAACTCTGTAACCATACCAGGAACACAATTCATCTGCGCTCTAAAGTGTGGCATATATGCTGAGTGTAAAACATCTTGCGAACGGAACTTGAAATGTACTTTTTTACCTTTTGGTAAGTATAATTCTGTCGCATAGATATCATCTTGAGAGTTTTTATCAGACATATCAACACCAATTGTATTAATACCTTTAATAAAGTTTACGTTCCCAAGACCTAATGTGTTATCAGCTCCAGCATAACGTGCTTCCCATTGAAATTGTTTTGCATACACTTCTATAACAATAGAATCATCATCAGATAAATCCATCATGTTGTTCCATTGCCATAATCCATATCCAATTAAAACAACAATTACAATTGCAGGGATGGTTGTCCAGATAATTTCTAATTTATGACTATCTGCAAAAAACAATGCTTTGTTTTCTTTCTTTCCTCTATACTTAAAAGTAAAGTAGAATATTAAGAATTGCATGATAAATTGAACTATACCAATTAACCAAAACGTAATGTCAAATAAATTATCATCATGTTCTCCTTCAATAGATGCAGATTCTGGCAACATTAACACGTTCATTGCAATTAAACAATAAACCATCGCAGCATAAAAACCAACAGTAAAAAGAATTGCTAATTTACCTTGTGTGTCATTATCTTTATCGGTAGCAATATCACCTCTTAGGTTCATGATTCTGGTTATCTGCCAAAAACTTACTCCTATTGCAACAGCTATTAAAATATAA from Lutibacter sp. Hel_I_33_5 carries:
- a CDS encoding cytochrome c oxidase subunit II; protein product: MLALFYILIAVAIGVSFWQITRIMNLRGDIATDKDNDTQGKLAILFTVGFYAAMVYCLIAMNVLMLPESASIEGEHDDNLFDITFWLIGIVQFIMQFLIFYFTFKYRGKKENKALFFADSHKLEIIWTTIPAIVIVVLIGYGLWQWNNMMDLSDDDSIVIEVYAKQFQWEARYAGADNTLGLGNVNFIKGINTIGVDMSDKNSQDDIYATELYLPKGKKVHFKFRSQDVLHSAYMPHFRAQMNCVPGMVTEFGFTPKFTTEEMRLNEEVIAKNEVINKIRKAKGEDPYVFDYLLLCNKICGASHYNMQMKITVVEEAEYKAWLAEQPTLAEVIK